The genomic interval CGGAATGTATGATTGGCCGGTCCTCCCTGTTGGTCACGGTCCTGATGGCTGCATCCAGCATGGTATTGACGAGACCCGCATCTGGTTGCGTTCCAATCGCGAACTGATTACCATGCCGTCGAAGCAGTCGATGATGGGCGAGAGGCACACCTTCCCGGCCGGGATCTGGAACTCGGTGATATCCGTCAGCCATTTTACGTTCGGCGCTTTTGCATGGAAGTCGCGATTGATCAGGTTCTCGGGCGCCGGGCTGATTTCTCCCAGATATGATCCAAACCGCCGTCGACGCGGCCTGGCGACGACCAACTGCTCTTGCTTCATCAAACGCTGCACAACCTTTTCCGAGATTGTCACGTTCTGCCTGGCCAGCGACGCCTGCAATCGGCGATAGCCGTAGCAGCGACGGTTTGCTTCGAAGATTTCCGCAAGGCTGTGACGAATGGCGGCATACTTGTCTGCCAGACACATGCGTGTGCGATGGTAAAAGTAGGAGCTCCGGGCAATTCGGAGCTGGGCCAGCAGCTCTGGCAAGCGATAAACTTCCTTCAGGGCGTCAATCAGCTGTGTCTTCTCCCGATTGCTCAGGATCTGCAGATCGACGCCCAGGTCTTTTTTTATGAGTTCGTTGGCCTTCTTCAGGAGATCATGCTCAAGTTGCAACTGGCGGATATCACGCTGCAGGACTTCAAGCTGTCGCTCGAGTTCATCACGTTCAGGCACCTTGGAGTTCGCTTTGCGGCGTTTCATGGATGATGGGGCCTCATGACCGAGAAGCTGGTCCTTCCAGCTGTACAAGGTCGGCCTTGAGACGCCCAGTCGGTCAGCTACCTGTTGTGCGGTTTCATCTCCACCGTATAGCCCGATGACACCAGCCTGCCGAACATCCTCGCTATAACCCGGATGCCATGACCGACCGACCATCGATGTTTGCGTCTCCGGAAACGCCTCACGAACCCAAGCGGTCAGTGTTCCTCTTCCAGGATAGCCGAGCGCCCTCATCGTCGCGGAGATGCAACGATCATGGGTGCGAAAGTGCTCAAGTGCGGCCTGCTTTTGGGCCTCGGAGAATTTCGGTGCTCGAGCTACCGCCTGAACACGCAAGTCGCGGTTCTCGACGTACTCCCGGTACCAGCCCTTCAGCGCATTCTTTGTAGGATAACCCAACTGCCGAATGGTCGCGTTAAGTCGCTTGCCCAGCCTGAGATACAGCTCGACCGCTCGAAGTCTGTCTGCGTAGGAATACATGAACTACCTCCTTGGTGGTCCAAGCTTTCGTCCGCACCCCCTATCCCGCGATCCCGGGTCAGCTCTCAGTGCAAATCAACACTCGCTTTCTTTGGCGCCTATGTGATGCTCAACCTCGCGATCATGGCCTATGCCATTCCGGAAATGCGGGGCCGCCAGCCCTACAATCAGTGGCTCTCGATCATCAGCTTCTGGATGATGTGCATGGCGGTGTCGGTGATGACCTTCGCGCTTACCTTTGCCGGTGTGCTGCAGGTGCATCTGCAGCGCGTGCTGGGTGAAAGCTACATGGCGGTGCAGGACCAGTTGGCTCTGTTCTACTGGGTGCGTCTCGGCTCCGGCGTGGTTGTGCTGGTCTCTGCCCTGATATTTGTCTGGGCGGTCTTGATGCCGGGCAAGGAAAAGGCTCCTGCATTTGGCGGCTATGCCGAACCTGCCGAGTGACGTTTCTGCCCCGCCTGCCTTTCCTGAGGCGGCGGGGCTTTCTCCGACCATGCAAGGATCAGTCCCATGAATATCATCGCCCGCAATCTTGAACCTGAAATCCCGGCCTATTCCCCTCTGGGCAACGAATGCCTTGTATTTGAGACCGCCTGGACGCGGCAATTACCGCTCCTCCTCAAGGGGCCGACAGGCTGCGGCAAGACCCGCTTTGTCAGCCATATGGCTGAAAAACTTGGCCTGCCCCTCACCACCGTATCCTGCCATGACGATCTTGCCGCAGCCGATCGTTTCGCTGCATGATAACGCGGACTGGCCTGAGGCATCACCGGACCAAGCCAAGGTTCCGGAGCCAGCCGAGGATATGGTCATCAAGGCAAAACACCAAGCTGACTGTGCGCCGACTAATGATCCTCGCTGCCTTGAAACATCTCAGCCGTTATGGTCGGGGCAACCGCCTCCAGGACAGTGACTGTCACGAGAAGTTCGCCGTCGGCGCCCGCAATCTGGATGCCGTCAACGTCGAGATCGAGCCCATTCATAAGGCGCTCACTGACGATCTCGCGTAGGGCTCTGATGGCGACCGTCTTCGCGCTTGTAAGGTCAGGATAACTTGAACCCTCGGAATCGTGGACGACGCCGTCCGGTACGATAAGGTGCAGGAAGAACTGTGGCATGATCTACGGCCTGTTTCTTGTTGACGAACAGGCATATCAGCCAAAGGTTCCGTAAAGATTGTTGCAGCAGTCATCACACGCTTGTGGACTGACGCAGGATCATGATCTTCCCACGAAGAAGGGATGGGACCGCCGTGTGGGGGGCGTTAGATAAACTCACGGCGATCCCGTGCCGACCGAACATCGGCACTGCATCCTGACGCGGCGGTGCCGAACTGTCCATAAGGAAACGGCAACGTCACCTACGGCGTGGCCAGTCAAAGAAGTCGTAAAAGTAATACGCTGACAGGGTCAGCAAAACAAGGTGTATCCATGCGCACACGTGAAGCGCGCTTACGGAGCCGGTCAGCGCGCTATGCGCCGACAGGCACAGAGAGACTAGCGGCAGTCCGACAAATACAAGAGCGAACAGCGACACGATCAAAATGGCAAGACAGGTGCGGAACGTGGACATACCCCGCGTTGTGCAATTTCTTTGAGGCATTGTCAGCGTCAATCTTAGTTAATGGTTAATTAACAGGAAGGCAGGACGATGAACGACACCTGACTTTAGCATAGTGAGTATCAATACGTTCATGGCCTGTTCACTCAGCGTTCGCACTACGTGTCGACCTAAACCAAAATTGGTGGGCTAAGATTAGTAGCCGCCGATACCGGCAGGAACACCACTGCGCAACGTGCGTCACAAGGGGCGGATCTTGGCCAAGCGCCCCATCATCTATCCAGCTCACCCATCTGAGTGATGACAGCGAAGAAGAATCGGGGCTAGAGTCGCGCGTCAACTTAGAGGAGATTTTATGCGCAATGTCATACTCGCTTTCATGCTTGCAGTTGCAGCCGCAATTGGTGTGTCGTTGACGCCGGCGGTAGCTGCTCAGAAGAAGACGCAGTCTCAAGCAAGCGCCTGGGACGGCACGTGGTCCGGGATGAGCAGCGCAGGTGGACGGACTACAGTAAAGATTGCCGGCGGAAAAGTCACATACTGGACTAACAACGGTTTTGCTCGTCCCAAGGCAACCGGAACCGCAAAAGGGAATAGCGTCAGCCTCGATGACAACAACGGCTGGAAAGCGACAATGACGATGCAGGGCGAAAGCAAGGCTCGCATTACAGCTGCAGGCATGGGCAACAACGGCAAGCCAGCAAAAAACACCGCAGTGCTGACAAAGCGGTAAGTCGCAGAGCGGGCGTTGGTGACCGGTGCCGGCGCCCTCAGATCATGATCCGTTACCGGCTAGGTATTTGCGACGCTCACGTACAACGCGACGCATCCATCATCAGCACCAGATCGCTGGAATTGTTCACGGGGCTAGATGCAGCAATTCGGCCAATTCGAATTCACCGTCCGCTGTCTGGAAAAGCAGTTGTCTGCCCAGATTAAGTAGATGCTGGCACAATAAGGTCGCCGGTATTGCCCTATCTGCGCTGCTTGGCTCAAAGGCGCCCTTACGTCAACAGTGCGCCCGTTAGTAAGTCGGCGCGCCGGTGGATCAAGAGCTGCACCACTGACAATACTTGATTCGGCAACTCGGATGGCCCACCCGCATTGCCGTTGAGCTTGATATCACGGTAGATTTTTTTTCAGTACGACGCTTCCTGCAATGGGCTTAATAAGTGTGAGCAAGTGGTTTAAAGAGAACCCACCCGAGACTGCATCGAGTTCATCTTCTAACAGTTCTCCGCTTGGACTAGGCAGGACCACCACCATTTCGCCCGGCTTTTCCGTGACGATTTGCAGCTTGAGTTCAGACGGCATGTCGAATCCGAAGGCCGCCTTAATGGCTTGAATCGGTTGTTCCGAGAGCTGAGCCCGGAACGCCGGGTCCGTCGCTGCCCTGGCCCGGATTGCGCCCTCAAAGGCAGCACGTGCGTCCATTGCACTGTCAGTCATCGTCTTCTCCTTGAACGTTTCTCGGCAGTCCCGTCGTGGCCGCCCTGGTCTTTGCAAACTTGGCATGCGGCGGCCTCACTGGCGCATATGTGGAACTAATCACCGCTGGCAGACCAAGCAAGGCGCAGGCGATGCTGAAACTCGGCGAATTCTGGGCTGACTTCGATTTAGTAACTGTAGGTTTAATCAGCTCCTAGTGCTGCTTCATGGCATTATTCGTCGCGGATGTTTGGGTGTCCATCCCCTGAACGCCCGCCTCATCGACCGAGGATGGCGCCACCTGGGAGCGGAAGTGTCCGCAATACTGCAGCAGGGTAGCTATGCCGGCACATGCGTCACCATCGTGCCAAGCCACGACCGCCTGGACCCGATCTTCGGCCTCATGCGGCTGATCTTTTCGTTCCTGCAGAAGACAAGCCCGGTCTTATAGCACTACCGTTCAATCAGGGCCGTGGCCAAAGTGCCAACCATCGGCGCGCGGTCGCTCTCGCAGACCATTGAAAAGGCCGCCGATTGGCAGCCTTCTGTCTTGTTTTCCTTTATCTGTCCAAGCTCAGAACTCCTGCCAATCGTCTTTAACCGCAGCTGCGGTTGCCGCCACGCCACGTCCACCAAAAGCCCTGGAAATCTTGCTGACCATGGATCTTGGCGCCGAAGGCACAGAAGCATTGGCCGATGCAGTGCCAATCAACGCTGGTCTGTGCGAGCCGGTTGCATCGCTCGGCGATGTGCCCAACTTGAAATGAGACACCAGCTCACGCATACGGTTTGCTTCATTGGCTAGTGTCGCCCCGGCGGCACTGGCTTCCTCCACCATGGCCGCATTTTGCTGCGTCACCTGATCCATCTGATTGACTGCCCGGTTCACCTCCGAAAGTCCGACAGATTGCTCGCGTGCAGACGTTGCTATGGCATCCATATGTTGGTTGATGGTCACGATATAGCCCTCGATTTTCTTCAGGGCCTCGCCTGTTTCGCTTACCAGCTTAACACCGGTCTCGACCTCAACCGTGGACTTGCTGATGAGGCTCTTGATTTCCCGAGCGGCCTGAGCCGACCGTTGTGCAAGTTCGCGCACTTCCTGGGCGACGACAGCAAAACCTTTCCCTGCCTCACCAGCGCGAGCGGCTTCCACACCTGCGTTCAGGGCGAGGAGATTCGTCTGGAAGGCGATATCGTCGATTACGCCGATGATATTGGAGATCTGGCCCGACGATTCTTCAATCCGACCCATTGCATTCACGGCGTTGGCCACAACACCACCCGATTGGCGTGCTCCTTCGTTTGCCTGCACGGCGACAGCGCGTGCCTCTTCTGCTCGTTTTGTGGAGTTCGCGACATTGGTCGTGATCTGGTCCAAGGCGGCAGCCGTTTCCTCAAGTGATGCCGCCTGTTGCTCGGTGCGTTTGGACAAGTCATCCGCGCTTGCACTGATCTCTCTCGATCCGCCGTCAATAGCGTGCGTCGCCTGAGCCACTGTCGATAGGGTCTGCCGCAGCTGTTCGATGGCGAGGTTGAAGTCCTTGCGCAAGCCTTCAAAGTCCTGTGCAAATGATTGACTGAGCTGGACAGACAGATTTCCCGATGCCAGTTCCTTCAGGCCTTCAGCGAGGCTCTGAGTGGCCTGGCTCATTTCTTCAGCCCGAATGCGATCCTGCTCGGCAGTCCGACGTTGCTGCTCTTCGGTCAGGTGGCGCTGGCTTTGTGCCTCACCCTCAAGTCGCTTTGTCTCAATGGCGTTCCTGCGGAAAACATCCACGGCAGCAGCCATGTCACCAATTTCATCGGCGCGACCTTCGTATGGGATCGGCGTGTGCACATCGCCCGAAGCGAGGTTTTTCATTGCGTCGGTGATAGTCTGGATTGGCTTGGCAATGCCTGCGATCGCAAACCAAATGGATCCGCTTATGCACACAGCGGCAAAAACCAGAAGCGCAAGTGCTACGTACAGCGACGTGTTGAAGTCTTCCTGACCATCGGCGAAAGATTGGCTCGCGCCTCTCTCGTTGATACCGATGAGCTTACTCAATCCTTCGTTGATGCTTACGGCGAAGGGTTTCAGGTCAACAAAGACCATCCGTTCAGCTGTGAGATCGTCTCCGGCCAATGAAGCCGCACGCAACTGCTCCGCCAACTTATCATATTGGGCAAAGGTAGTGCGAAGGTTCTTAACCACTTCGAGTTCAGCCGGAGTGACCGCAAGCCTTTCATAATCTGTAAGTGCCTGCAAATACGCTGAACGAGCGTTCTGGACGTCGGCCTCCGCCAGGTCTTGTGCGGCCTTGGTGCTGGCGATGACATGCCCTCTCCAAGCGAGCCGCATATCCGTAAATGCGTTGTCAGCTGTTTTTGCCAAACCGAGACTTGGCATCCAGTTGCCGGCAATGTCCTCGGTGCTTCTGTTGATCTCTACCATTTTCGAAAGGGTAAAAGCGGCAAAGCCGACGAAAATGAAGCCAATGGTCGCAAATGCAATTGTAAGTGCAGTCTTTATTTTGGGGCGTGTCATCAGGACTTGCTCGGAAAACCCCACTCCTGGGCCAAACATCAGGCGGAAGCGGGAAGGCGCCGCCTTTCATACGCGGGTCTTTAAAATTAGCGTTTCATGATTGACATTGAGTAAAGCGGCGGCAGCAGGCGGCCAAAGTAATTCTTAGAAATTGCCGGCAAGTCTCCCTCCCGGCATGCCCCTGCAACGGGTGGCTGCGGCCGTGAGGCGGCAATGACGGGCTTTGATCGGCGTCTCTCCCCATCTGCAATCCCAAGTGGCTCATCGCCACACCCCAGGCCTGGCAGGCAGCGGCTACCTGGCAGACAATATGATCCAAGACAATGAATGAGATTACTCAGTTCACCAGCATCCGGCCTGGTTCCTTGCCGGCTGCTTACCTCGGCGGCACGCATCAGTTCGCCGAGCGGGCGGCATCGCTCCTCGAGCAAATCCCGCACGCGCCATCTATTCCGACCTTGCGTCGGAATGGGCGGCGTCTTTTTTCGGCGATCGTTGATCCCGAAGACCAAGGTTATCGACGACAGGTCCGGCGACGTGGCGACACTCTTGAAGGCGCTAAACTTCAACTTCAGCCGATCAGCGCTTTGAACCGCACCGGGTTTGCCGGAGGCTCCAACTTCTGAGAAAGTGGAGCCATTATGAGCAAGACAACGAATAAGTTTTCACCTGAAGTCCGTCAACGTGCCATTCGTATGGTGCTGGATCACGAAGCCGAGCACCCTTCGCGGTGGGCTGCCGTTTCATCTATTGCGGCCAAGATCGGCTGCTCGCCCGCCACGCTGCATGAATGGGTGAAGAAGACCGAGGTCGACACCGGCAAACGAGCAGGCCTGCCGAGCGACGTGGCCGAGAAGATGAAGGCTCTGGAGCGTGAGAACCGCGAGCTTCGTCAAGCCAACGAGATATTGCGCAAGGCGTCTGCTTATTTCGCCCAGGCGGAGCTCGACCGCCCCTTCAAGCGATGATGGCGAAGGCCTGCTGAACACATTTGATGTCCGCGGGTCTTCTTCCAACCCTTACCTCAACGGCGACTGTTTGATTTCTTCCGTCGATCAACCCGCTAAAGTAACAGTCGACGCCTTGATCGCCGCCAACGAAACCAGATTGGGTTACTTCGTAGCCGCAGGCGTCAAATATCCTTCTGACGAGCTGCTCAGCATCCTGAGGCGCCAGAGGTTGTTCGCCATTCTCGAAGCGATCGATAAGTCCCAGCGCAGCGTTTAGCTTATCCGCTGTGATGCCGGTCATGGTTCGGCTCCGGTGAACGTCTGGATCCTTCGCGGTTGCCATCAAAGTGAAGGCTTATCCGCGGTTGAGTTGAGATGAGCCTCCAACTCCTGAATACTGGTCATGACCGACACAAATTCAGGCGGCGTCCCAAATATCATGGCAGACATTCTCTCGTAGTCGGCTTTGAGTTTGTTACGCATCTCGGGCGTGGGCACCAGCCGAAAACTACCGGGCACGGCTCGATCATATCGATGGTCCGGTGCGCGAAACATTAGCTCTTTATGCCGGCGGCAAGCCTCAGCGAGATCGAGCATCGATGCAGTGGCCTTGCCGTAGTCAGGATTCGTCCAAATTTGATGAACATCATAGTAGTGGCGCGAGTATCGATTGAGGTCTGGGACTTTCAGCTCAGGACTATCCTGTATGCTTCGTTTTTCCGTCATCTCCGTCATCGCGTGAAGGATCAGCACTTTCTCCCAAAAAGTGCGCTCCGGCTTGACGGTCGTTACATTGTGCACCGTCAGGTCAGTGCCCTTTCTCATTTCCGAAGCAACGTATGGAATGATCTCTCGCCTCTCGGCCGGAACGGGATCTGGGCGTGCCCCGCCTTCGATGCGCACTGCCGCCTCGACATAACCGCCGCTGGTGTCAAACACACTTTTGTATCCAAGAACCAGCACATCGAGCGCCTCCTTCTTTCGGTAGAGATCGTATCCGAAGTCGAGCGAGAAATGTCCCGATTGCCCGGCCTCTCCCTCGACCGCGGCGATTTCCTCATCGAGCGAACGCTTGAGCGGTCCGGACATGTAATGGCGTGCTGCCTCGTCGACCTGCTCGGCAAGAGCCTTCTGCTGCTGATTGACGGAGGGAAGGGCTGCGATATCTGCCTCCAGCGGAACTTTTAAATCTGCTTTGTAGATGCCGATGTCGATGTCTTCGGAGAAACGCTTTATCAGGCTATAT from Rhizobium sp. SSA_523 carries:
- a CDS encoding IS3 family transposase (programmed frameshift), with product MYSYADRLRAVELYLRLGKRLNATIRQLGYPTKNALKGWYREYVENRDLRVQAVARAPKFSEAQKQAALEHFRTHDRCISATMRALGYPGRGTLTAWVREAFPETQTSMVGRSWHPGYSEDVRQAGVIGLYGGDETAQQVADRLGVSRPTLYSWKDQLLGHEAPSSMKRRKANSKVPERDELERQLEVLQRDIRQLQLEHDLLKKANELIKKDLGVDLQILSNREKTQLIDALKEVYRLPELLAQLRIARSSYFYHRTRMCLADKYAAIRHSLAEIFEANRRCYGYRRLQASLARQNVTISEKVVQRLMKQEQLVVARPRRRRFGSYLGEISPAPENLINRDFHAKAPNVKWLTDITEFQIPAGKVCLSPIIDCFDGMVISFAIGTQPDAGLVNTMLDAAIRTVTNREDRPIIHSDRGAHYRWPGWLTRISNAQMVRSMSRKGCSQDNAACEGFFGRLKTELFYPRDWKTITIEQFVTEVDAYIRWYNEKRIKISLGSLSPVEYRQSLGLNL
- a CDS encoding NHLP leader peptide family RiPP precursor, with amino-acid sequence MTDSAMDARAAFEGAIRARAATDPAFRAQLSEQPIQAIKAAFGFDMPSELKLQIVTEKPGEMVVVLPSPSGELLEDELDAVSGGFSLNHLLTLIKPIAGSVVLKKNLP
- a CDS encoding methyl-accepting chemotaxis protein; protein product: MTRPKIKTALTIAFATIGFIFVGFAAFTLSKMVEINRSTEDIAGNWMPSLGLAKTADNAFTDMRLAWRGHVIASTKAAQDLAEADVQNARSAYLQALTDYERLAVTPAELEVVKNLRTTFAQYDKLAEQLRAASLAGDDLTAERMVFVDLKPFAVSINEGLSKLIGINERGASQSFADGQEDFNTSLYVALALLVFAAVCISGSIWFAIAGIAKPIQTITDAMKNLASGDVHTPIPYEGRADEIGDMAAAVDVFRRNAIETKRLEGEAQSQRHLTEEQQRRTAEQDRIRAEEMSQATQSLAEGLKELASGNLSVQLSQSFAQDFEGLRKDFNLAIEQLRQTLSTVAQATHAIDGGSREISASADDLSKRTEQQAASLEETAAALDQITTNVANSTKRAEEARAVAVQANEGARQSGGVVANAVNAMGRIEESSGQISNIIGVIDDIAFQTNLLALNAGVEAARAGEAGKGFAVVAQEVRELAQRSAQAAREIKSLISKSTVEVETGVKLVSETGEALKKIEGYIVTINQHMDAIATSAREQSVGLSEVNRAVNQMDQVTQQNAAMVEEASAAGATLANEANRMRELVSHFKLGTSPSDATGSHRPALIGTASANASVPSAPRSMVSKISRAFGGRGVAATAAAVKDDWQEF
- a CDS encoding restriction endonuclease codes for the protein MATAKDPDVHRSRTMTGITADKLNAALGLIDRFENGEQPLAPQDAEQLVRRIFDACGYEVTQSGFVGGDQGVDCYFSGLIDGRNQTVAVEVRVGRRPADIKCVQQAFAIIA
- a CDS encoding nucleotidyl transferase AbiEii/AbiGii toxin family protein, yielding MRQSFVDILRSSADERRALFSAAASDLETRAENIEKDLYVCWVLDFLFNRRKDDAIGLYFKGGTSLSKAYSLIKRFSEDIDIGIYKADLKVPLEADIAALPSVNQQQKALAEQVDEAARHYMSGPLKRSLDEEIAAVEGEAGQSGHFSLDFGYDLYRKKEALDVLVLGYKSVFDTSGGYVEAAVRIEGGARPDPVPAERREIIPYVASEMRKGTDLTVHNVTTVKPERTFWEKVLILHAMTEMTEKRSIQDSPELKVPDLNRYSRHYYDVHQIWTNPDYGKATASMLDLAEACRRHKELMFRAPDHRYDRAVPGSFRLVPTPEMRNKLKADYERMSAMIFGTPPEFVSVMTSIQELEAHLNSTADKPSL